In Actinomyces marmotae, the DNA window TCGGCAAGACTGTCCTGGACATCGATGGCGAGTACTTCTCCAGTGCCCTCGACGCCAAGAAGGCCTCGCGCGGCGTCGTTCTCGACTATGAGCTCGACGTCGACGCCCTGCGCGAGCTCGTCGAGGAGTACAAGGCCATCGTCCGCGAGCAGGCCGGCATCGACTTCCCCCAGGACCCCCGCGGCCAGCTCGACATGGCCACCGAGGCCGTCTTCCGCTCCTGGAACACCGAGCGCGCCCACATCTACCGGCGCCGCGAGAAGATCCCCCACGACCTGGGCACGGCCGTCAACGTGTGCACGATGGTCTTCGGCAACATGGGGCAGACCTCCGGCACCGGCGTCTGCTTCACCCGCGACCCCTCCACCGGCCGCTCCGGCGTCTACGGGGACTACCTCGTTAACGCCCAGGGCGAGGACGTCGTCGCCGGTATCCGCAACACCCTGTCCCTGGCGGACCTGGAGTCCCTCGACCCGGAGTCCTACAAGGACCTGCGCGCGGCCATGCGCAAGCTCGAGACCCACTACCGCGACCTGTGCGACATCGAGTTCACCATCGAGCGCGGCAAGCTGTGGCTCCTCCAGACCCGCGTGGGCAAGCGCACCGCCGCCGCGGCCTTCCGCGTGGCCACGCAGCTCGTCGACGAGAGGCTCATCACCACCGACGAGGCCCTCACCCGCGTTACCGGGGAACAGCTCAACCAGCTCATGTTCCCGCAGTTCTCCACCACGGGGGAGCGGGACCTGCTCACCAAGGCCATGCCCGCCTCGCCCGGCGCCGCCGTCGGCTTCATCGCCTTCGACAACGCCGAGGCCGTCGCCCGCGCCGAGGCCGGCGAATCCGTCATCCTCGTGCGTCGCGAGACTAACCCCGACGACCTGCCCGGCATGGTGGCCGCCTCCGGCGTGCTCACCGCGCGCGGCGGCAAGACCTCCCACGCCGCCGTCGTCGCCCGCGGCATGGGCAAGACCTGCGTGTGCGGCGCCGAGGCCCTCGAGGTCGACGCCGCCGCCAGGACCGTGCGAGTCGCCGGGCGCGACGAGCTCCTCACCAGCGAGGACATCATCGCCATCGACGGCACCACCGGTGAGGTCTTCCTCGGCTCGGTAGAGGTGGCCGACTCGCCCGTCATGACCTACCTGCGCCGCGGCCTGGAGACCGCCCTGGACAGCGCCGGCGACGTCGACAACCGCGAGCTCATCACCAGCGTCGACCGCCTCATGCGCCACGCGGATAAGGTCCGGCGCCTGGCGGTGCGCGCCAACGCCGACAACCCCGACGATGCCCGTCACGCCATCCACCGCGGCGCCGAGGGCGTGGGCCTGTGCCGCACCGAGCACATGTTCCTCGGCGAGCGCAAGAAGTTCGTCCAGAACCTCATCCTGGCCTCCACCGATGCCGAGCGCGAGGCGGCCCTCGCCGCCCTGTTGCCCCTGCAGAAGGGTGACTTCGTCCAGATGTTCGAGACGATGAACGGCAAGCCCATGACCGTTCGCCTCATCGATCCGCCCCTGCACGAGTTCCTCCCCGACCTCACCGAGCTCAGCGTCAAGGTGGCCGTCGACCGGGAGAAGGGGGTCCTCGACCCCGCGGATGAGGCCCTCCTAGCCGTGGTGCGCAAGAGCCACGAGGCCAACCCCATGCTCGGCCTGCGCGGCGCCCGCCTCCTGCTGACCATGCCCGGGCTCATCGAGCTCCAGGTGCGCGCCATCGCCGAGGCCGCCGTCGAGCGCCTGCGCGCCGGGGGAGACCCGCGCCCCGAGATCATGATCCCGCTCATCGGCTCCGTCCGGGAGCTCCAGATCGCCCGCGAGCGCGCCGAGGCCGTCCTGGCCGAGGTCGGCGCCGAGTCCGGCTACGACCTCTCCTTCCCGATCGGCTGCATGATCGAGTTGCCCCGCGCCGCCGTCACCAGCTCCCACGTGGCGGAGGAGGCCGACTTCTTCTCCTTCGGCACTAACGACCTGACCCAGACCACCTGGGGCTTCTCCCGCGATGACGTCGAGACCTCCTTCGTGGGCCGCTACATCGATGAGGCGATTTTCGGCACCTCCCCGTTCGAGTCCATCGACGTCGACGGCGTGGGCGCCATGGTGCGCCTGGGCGTCGAGGGCGGCCGCTCGACCAAGCCCGGGATGAAGATGGGCGTGTGCGGCGAGCACGGCGGAGACCCCGAGTCCATCGCCTTCTTCCACTCCGCGGGCGTCGACTACGTGTCCTGCTCCCCGTTCCGCGTCCCCGTGGCGCGCCTCGAGGCCGGCCGCGCCGCCGTCCTCACCCCGGAGCCGGACCGGCAGTAGGCCCCGCGCGGGCCACCGGTGATGGCGCCCATCGCCTCCTCGTGGGGTGGTGGGCGCCGTCGCGCGTCCCGGCGTGCCCCGCGCCCCGTGCCCGCCTCTTTTTTTCCCCCCCCTCCCGCCGAGACCGGTCGAAAACACGGGCGAGACCGGTCGTTGTTAGGAGCGAGACCGGTTGGTTGTCCACAGGGCGGTGCTGGTGGGGCGGGGTTAGTGGGGGTTTTCCACAGATTGGCGGTGGGGTCTAGCGCCGGGGGTGGGTGGGGCCCTAGGGTTGGGGCCCGACGGCGATGCCGCCGTCGTCTGGGGCCGACCTGGGGCCTCGCGCTTGCCCTGGTCCACGTCCGCATCGACTCCTCGCTTGGAAGGCCCCAGAACCCATGACCCCCGCGCCCCGCCCCTCGCCAACCCACGCCGGCGACCCCGCTGCGCCCCAACAACGCGGCGCCACCCCTCACCCACCCGGCCGGCGCCGTGGGCGCCTCGAGGCGCGGATGGGCCGGTGGGCTCGCCCGGTGGCGCTGGCGCTGGTGTCCTGCTGCGCCCTGGCGCCGGGACTGCTGACGGCCTGCGCCAAGGACCCCGCCCCGCCTGAGGCCAATGGGACCCTGCCCACGCAACTCGCGGTCACCCCCACCTCCAGCGAGCTGGCCTCGCCCACCAGCGCGGAGGTCGCCCCCAGTGCCAGCGCGGCGGTCTCGCTCAGCCCCGAGCTGGCCGCTCAAAAAGCTACCGCCCTGGCCATGCCCAAGCCCCCCATGCCCGCGGAGGCCACTGAGAACACCCAGCAAGGCGCCGTGCGCGCCGCCGTGCGCTTCTTCGAGCTCTACCGCTACGCCTTCATGACCGGCGACACCACCGACCTGGCCGCCATGAGCGAGGATCGCTGCGTCTTCTGCAAGTCCGCCATCGACGACGCCACCGCGCTCCACAAAAGCGGAGGATGGGCCAATTTGTGGACCCTAAGGATCACGAACATCGAGTACAACCCCCCAGGGGAGGGGAAGGAGTACTGCGGGATCAGATTCACGGTGATATCAGATGAATCAACATCAGTGAATCGTTACGGTGAGGAGGTCAAAGATGAAGCCGAGGAGTCGAGGCTCTTCATGATCCTGCGGTACCAGGATGGCATGTGGCATGTCGGAGGGGTGTCGTTGAATTGATGCTGCGCGCGACTCTGGCGGCCGCCTTAATGATCTTCCCCTTCCCTCTCACGGGGCCATCCGGGGGCCATGACCCAGAAGGCAGGGGCCAGCGATACATCGATGGTAGAGCGTTCGACAATAAAGTCACCGTGATGTCATCGTCGTACAAGGAGGTTCGGGTTGGGGGCGGCCCCCCGCCGTCGTCAACCAGCGGGAACGATGGGGGCGGGCCAGCAGTGGTGGTCTCTGCCGGACAGCCCCAGGCAGGGCCGGTGGAGGGCGATCACATCTGCGACGGGCAAGACGCCCAGGGCAACGACATCGGCGCGTGCCGCTTCCAACCCGCCCCCACGCGCCCCGCCCCAGCACCGGACGCCCCGGCCCCGGCCCCGGCCGCCCCGGCGCCGATCATCCTGACCTCCCGCGACGTGGCCACCCTCATCGTCGAGGGCTCGGGCATCACCCTCCAACCACCCGGGGACACCATCTTGCTGCACATGCCCCTGATCGCCCACACCAACCCCACCACCCGAACACTATCCACCACCGTAGGCACCACCACCGTCGAGATCGAGGCCACCCCCACCACCTACACCTGGAACTGGGGGGATGGCACCAGCACAACCACCACCGACCCCGGGCATCCCTACCCCCACCAGACCGTGACCCACCTGTACGCCACCACCGCCAACAACGTCACCGTCACCCTGACCACCACCTGGCAAGCCCGCTACCGCCCCACCGGCACCACCACCTGGAAACCCGTCGACGGCTACATCACCACCACCCAGGCCGCCCCACCCTTCAACATCCGCCGCCTGGTCCCCTACCTATCCGACGACGCCGAAGAGCACCACAACCACTAACCCACCCCCACTAAGCCCGCCCCCGAACCGGTCTCGGTCTTCATAACGACCGGTCTCGCCCGTAATAACGACCGGTCTCGCTCGTGATTTCGACCGGTCTCGATGACAGCGGGGAGGGGAGGGGCTATGGGGCGCTGGGGGAGGAGGGGGAGGCCCCGTCGTCACCCTCGGCCTCGTCGCGGCGGCGACGGCGGATGTCCCGCTCCAGGCTTCGCAGGAACTCCGGGTCGTCGTCTGGGCCCAGGGGCCGCGGCCTCTCGGGGCGGCGGAACTCCACTGCCTCGCGCGAGGACCAGAGCTTGGGCTCGACGACGCCTCCGCGCTCCTCAGCGGCCTTCACCCGCGAGGTGATGATCCACGCGATCGGCCCCACACCGGTCAGGGCCAGGATGATGAGGAGCCACATGGGCTTCGGGAGTCGCGCGGGCATGTCCTCGCCCGGGGTGCGGGCGCAGTCCAGCACCGAGTAGATCGCCAGGGCGAACAGGAGGACGATGAGAACGGCGCGCACGCCCCCACCATATCCGAGTCGTCGATCGCGGGCGGGCCGAGTCCGGGCGGCGCGATGGCGCGAGCGATGCGAGGATGCCCCTGTGAGCGCGCGCCCGGCCCCCCTCCTCCTGCGCGGCGGCACCGATCCCGACGCCGTCGCCGGGCTCCGGGCCGCCCTGATCCCCCTGCTCGCCCTGGAGGCCTCCCGCCCCGCCCCCTCCACGGCTGCCCCAGCGCCCGGCGCCGCCTCCCGCCCATTACTCGTCCCCATCGCCCCGCATGAGGATGAGGCCCACGTCCGCGCCGACCTCGCGCGACGTCTCGACCCCTTCGGCCCCGCCGCCCGCGCCGACGTCCTCCTGCGCACCTCGGGCTCCACCACGGGCACCGGCTCCCTCATCGCCATGAGCGCCACCGCTCTTGCCGCCTCCGCCCGCGCCACCCACGCGCGCCTGGTCGGGCCCGGCACCTGGGTCCTCGCCCTCCCTGCGCACCACGTCGCCGGGCTCCAGGTCCTCGTGCGCTCGCTCGTGGCCGGGACCGAGCCCATCGTCGTCGACGCCACCGGCGGGTTCACGACCGGCGCGCTCACCGACGGACTCACCCGCGCCCTCGCCACCAGCGGCGGCCCGATCTACCTCTCCCTCGTGCCCACCCAGCTCCTGCGCGCCCTGGCGGATCCTGACTGCGCCCGCGCCCTGGCCCGCGCCAGCGCCGTCCTCCTCGGCGGGGCCGCCGCCGACGCCGCCCTGCTCGCCCGGGCCCGCGGCGCCGGCATCCCCATCGTCACCACTTATGGGATGAGCGAGACCGGCGGCGGCTGCGTCTACGACGGCGCCCCCCTCGACGGCGTCACCGTCACCATCGAGGACCCCGACACCACCGGCGCGGGCCGCATCGCCCTGGCGGGCCCCGTCCTCGCCCTCGGATACGCCCACCGCGAGCCTCCCGGCGGGCCCGGGGCCGAGGAGCCCTCCTCGCGCTTCACCGCCCGCGACGGGCGGCCCCTCCTGCTCACCTCTGATCGCGGGCGCCTTGACGGGCGCGGTCGCCTCACGGTCCTCGGGCGCCTCGACGACGTCATCATCAGTGGTGGCATCAAGGTGGACCCCCATGAGGTCGAGGCCGCTCTCCTGCGCCTGCCAGGGGTCGGGGAGGCCTGCGTCGTCGGGATTCCCGATGCCCGGTGGGGCAGTGCCGTGGCGGCCGCCGTCGTGCCCGAGGCCACCGGGGGCGGAGGGCTGGATGCCGAGGCCCTGCGCTCCGCCGCGCGCGCCGCCCTGCCGGGCGCCAGGGCCCCCAAGCGCGTCGTCGTCGTGCCCGGACTGCCCCAGCGAGGCCCTGGCAAGCCCGACCGGCGCGCCGTCGCCACCCTCCTGGCCGAGCCGAGCCGGCCGGGGGCCTCCCGGCCGGGCCCCTGATCCCGATCCGCGGGCGGCCCCTGACGCGCCCCCGGGCGCCGTTCTCCGCGCGCGGCCCATCCCCGGGCTCTCCCGCGCGGCCAGCCCGTCGTGGGCGCGGACGGTCGCCCGCGATAGGCTCTCAGGCGCATCCCCTCCGAGAGGACCCCATGAGCAGACCAGTCCACCAGGAATCGCCCGTCCGCGCTACAAATTGGGCGGAGGTCGTGCGCCTGCGCACTCTGCCCGCCGCCGTCGCGCCCGTCCTCCTGGGAGCTGGCGCCGCCACCTCATTGGGTGTCGGGTCCCTGCTTCGCACGCTGCTCGCGGCGGGCGTCGCCCTGGCCCTCCAGATCGGCTGCAACCTCGCCAATGACTACTCCGACGGCGTGCGCGGCACGGACGATCAGCGCACCGGGCCGCCGAGGCTGACCGCCTCGGGGCAGGTGGCGCCCCGCGCCGTCAAGCTCGCCGCCTTCGCCTGCTTCGGGATCGCCGCGGCTCTCGGACTCGCCCTGGTGGCTCTGACGGGTCAGTGGTGGCTCATCGGCGTCGGCGTGGCCGCCGTGGCCGCCGCCTGGTTCTACACCGGTGGTCCTCGCCCCTATGGCTACGCCGGCCTGGGAGAGGTGTTCGTCTTCGTCTTCTTCGGGCTCGTGGCCACCTGCGGCACCGCCTACGTCCAGGGCGGGGCCGTGCCCGGATGGCTCTGGCTCGCCGCCTGCGGGATCGGCCTCATCGCCTGCTCCCTGCTCATGGTCAACAATCTGCGCGACATCAACACCGATCCCGTCCACGGGAAGAGGACGCTGGCCGTGCGCCTCGGCGAGTCCCGCGCCCGCAGGGCCTACACGGTCATGGTGCTCATGCCGGTGCTCATCGCCGCCGGATCGCTCGTCTGGGCGCATACCGCCGTCGGCGGCGCCTGGGACGTCGTGGCCATCGTCGACGTCGTCTGCCCCCTCGTCATCGTGTTCCCCTTCGCCTGGCGCGCCACGACCGCCGTGCGCGCCGGGGCCACCGGCCACGAGCTCATCGGCTCCCTTCGCAACGCGGGCCAGTACGAGCTCGTCTACGGCGTCGTCATCGGCCTGGCCTTCCTCATCGTGGGGACTTGAGGCCCTCGGGCACGACGGCGCCCCGGCGCCCGCCGAGTACTGGGCAGTACTGGACGGGGCGCCGGGGCGCCGCCGCTCGCGGGTCTCAGTTGCCGCTGTCCGGGCTCATGGAGTCGTCGCTCATCGAGTCGGCGGGGGCCTCGGAGGCGCTGTCGCCCATGGCGCCGCCGTCGCCCATCTTGTCGCCGTCCGTGGTGGAGTCATCCATCATCGAGCCAGCGGGCTCGGCGGAGGCCCCGGCGTCCGTGGCAGCCGGAGCCGTGGTGGCCGGAGCCGTGGTGGCCGCGGGGGTCGTGCTCACGGAGCCGCCGGAGTTCGAGGACCCGCAGGCGGCCACGCCGAGGGCGGCGATGGCGACGAGGGCGGCGGCCATGGTGGTGCGAATGCGCATGTGCTTCTCCTGGTGTTGGGGTGATGCGAGCGCGCGAGAAGCGCGGCGTCTCGGTCTGGTCGCGACACCATAACGAATAGATCACTGTGGATTCTGTGATACTCCCCATATGCGCTGGTGGTCGCGGGACTCCTCTGGCCTCCCCTGATTGCTGCGCGGCCCGGAATCGCGGGCCAATCCGTCGCGCTTCCTCCCGCTCGTGCCGGCGGGAATCTCCCGGGGCCCGTCTCAAGGAGTGCCCACGGGTCCCATCCGCGCCGGTCCTCACGGACTTGATCGGCCCGTCGGCGTCCCTTCCCCCGCAGGCGTAGAAAAGCGGTCGACCGCATCACAATGCGGTCGACCGCCAGCGGGTACGACGAGCCCTCGGCGCGGCCCTCTCCCCAACTCAGAGGCCGCGCCGAGGGAGCTTTTACTCCGCGTTCGTCGCGGGGGTCACTTCGCGGCGTCAGTCGCCTTGCCGTCGCTCATCTTGTCGCCCTTGCCGTCGGACATCTTGTCGCCCTTGCCGTCGGACATCTTGTCGCCCTTGCCGTCGGACATCTTGTCGCCCTTGCCGTCGGACATCTTGTCGCCCTTACCGTCGGACATCTTGTCGCCCTTACCGTCGGACATCTTGCCGGCGGTGGAGGTCGCGGCGGGCTTGGTGTCCTTCGAGTCGCTGGACGAGCCGCAGGCGGCCAGGCCCACCGCGGAAATGGCGATGAGGCCAGCAGCAAGAGCGGTGCGAGCGGTGCGAATACGCATGGGAGTTCTCCTCTACGAAGGTTCTAGGTCAGGCCTGCCTCGTGGCGAGCCATCACCCCTCGTTCGGGGCAGGGGCCCAGCCGGATCGGATCAATCAATGTGACGCTCGCCATGCATCGTCCATCGTCGTTCCACCCATCCACTGACCGCCCGGCGCCGAACAAGGGGTGAATCAATCACACAGACACGCTTAGGAGCCCAGATGCTCATCAGTCTTGTCCTCATTGGCTTCTTCGGAGGCCTTATCACGGGCATATCGCCGTGCATCCTGCCGGTCCTGCCCGTCATCCTCCTATCCGGCGGCGCCCAGGGCGCCAAGGGTGAGGGCGGGAAGACGCCCTCGCGCCTGCACCCCTACCTCGTCGTCGGCGGCCTCGTCCTGAGCTTCACCACCTTCACCCTCATCGGCTCCACACTGCTCAACCTGCTGGGCCTCCCGCAGGACACGCTCCGCTGGGCCGGCGTGGTGCTCCTCGCCCTCATCGGCGTGGCCATGATCATCCCGAAGGTCATGGAGATCATCGAGCGCCCCTTCGCGCGCTTCCAGAGCCTGGGAGGCGGCAAGCGCCCCACGAACGGATTCCTTCTCGGGCTCGTCCTGGGAACCGCCTACGTGCCCTGCGCCGGGCCCGTGCTCGCCGCCGTCTCCGTGGCGGGCTCCACCGGCAAGATCGGCGCCGACACGGTCGCCCTCGCCGTCTCCTTCGGCCTGGGAACCGCCGTCCCCCTGCTGTTCTTCGCCCTGGCCGGCCGCGGCATCACCGAGCGCCTCAAGGCCTTCCGCACGCGCCAGAAGGGCGTGCGCATCGCCGCCGGCGCCATGATGATCTTCCTGGCCGTCGCCCTGGTGACCGACCTGCCCGCCGCCGTTCAGCGCTCCCTGCCGGACTACACCGCCTCCCTCCAGGCCAAGACGGATCAGGCACTGAGCTCCACCCGTCAGAACTCCGAGGGCCGGGGGGCCTGCGTCGACGGCGCCGACCACCTGGAGAACTGCGGCACCGTCCCGGAGCTGACCGGGATCAACGCATGGTTTAACACCCCCGGCGATCAGGCGCTGACCGCAGCCGACCGCGAGGGCAAGGTCCAGCTCTTGGACTTCTGGGCCTACTCCTGCATCAACTGCCAGCGCTCCATTCCGGGTCTCGAGAGGCTCTACA includes these proteins:
- a CDS encoding zinc transporter, with product MEGDHICDGQDAQGNDIGACRFQPAPTRPAPAPDAPAPAPAAPAPIILTSRDVATLIVEGSGITLQPPGDTILLHMPLIAHTNPTTRTLSTTVGTTTVEIEATPTTYTWNWGDGTSTTTTDPGHPYPHQTVTHLYATTANNVTVTLTTTWQARYRPTGTTTWKPVDGYITTTQAAPPFNIRRLVPYLSDDAEEHHNH
- a CDS encoding 1,4-dihydroxy-2-naphthoate polyprenyltransferase, with product MSRPVHQESPVRATNWAEVVRLRTLPAAVAPVLLGAGAATSLGVGSLLRTLLAAGVALALQIGCNLANDYSDGVRGTDDQRTGPPRLTASGQVAPRAVKLAAFACFGIAAALGLALVALTGQWWLIGVGVAAVAAAWFYTGGPRPYGYAGLGEVFVFVFFGLVATCGTAYVQGGAVPGWLWLAACGIGLIACSLLMVNNLRDINTDPVHGKRTLAVRLGESRARRAYTVMVLMPVLIAAGSLVWAHTAVGGAWDVVAIVDVVCPLVIVFPFAWRATTAVRAGATGHELIGSLRNAGQYELVYGVVIGLAFLIVGT
- a CDS encoding AMP-binding enzyme, producing MSARPAPLLLRGGTDPDAVAGLRAALIPLLALEASRPAPSTAAPAPGAASRPLLVPIAPHEDEAHVRADLARRLDPFGPAARADVLLRTSGSTTGTGSLIAMSATALAASARATHARLVGPGTWVLALPAHHVAGLQVLVRSLVAGTEPIVVDATGGFTTGALTDGLTRALATSGGPIYLSLVPTQLLRALADPDCARALARASAVLLGGAAADAALLARARGAGIPIVTTYGMSETGGGCVYDGAPLDGVTVTIEDPDTTGAGRIALAGPVLALGYAHREPPGGPGAEEPSSRFTARDGRPLLLTSDRGRLDGRGRLTVLGRLDDVIISGGIKVDPHEVEAALLRLPGVGEACVVGIPDARWGSAVAAAVVPEATGGGGLDAEALRSAARAALPGARAPKRVVVVPGLPQRGPGKPDRRAVATLLAEPSRPGASRPGP
- a CDS encoding DUF6318 family protein; this translates as MALALVSCCALAPGLLTACAKDPAPPEANGTLPTQLAVTPTSSELASPTSAEVAPSASAAVSLSPELAAQKATALAMPKPPMPAEATENTQQGAVRAAVRFFELYRYAFMTGDTTDLAAMSEDRCVFCKSAIDDATALHKSGGWANLWTLRITNIEYNPPGEGKEYCGIRFTVISDESTSVNRYGEEVKDEAEESRLFMILRYQDGMWHVGGVSLN
- the ppdK gene encoding pyruvate, phosphate dikinase, with amino-acid sequence MPKYVYRFSEGDKDQKDLLGGKGANLAEMTRLGLPVPPGFTITTDACRAYLADGAVPDELAVQVTTALRQVEEELGRELGAPEDPLLVSVRSGAKFSMPGMMETVLNIGLNDSSVDGLAEASGDARFAWDSYRRLIQMFGKTVLDIDGEYFSSALDAKKASRGVVLDYELDVDALRELVEEYKAIVREQAGIDFPQDPRGQLDMATEAVFRSWNTERAHIYRRREKIPHDLGTAVNVCTMVFGNMGQTSGTGVCFTRDPSTGRSGVYGDYLVNAQGEDVVAGIRNTLSLADLESLDPESYKDLRAAMRKLETHYRDLCDIEFTIERGKLWLLQTRVGKRTAAAAFRVATQLVDERLITTDEALTRVTGEQLNQLMFPQFSTTGERDLLTKAMPASPGAAVGFIAFDNAEAVARAEAGESVILVRRETNPDDLPGMVAASGVLTARGGKTSHAAVVARGMGKTCVCGAEALEVDAAARTVRVAGRDELLTSEDIIAIDGTTGEVFLGSVEVADSPVMTYLRRGLETALDSAGDVDNRELITSVDRLMRHADKVRRLAVRANADNPDDARHAIHRGAEGVGLCRTEHMFLGERKKFVQNLILASTDAEREAALAALLPLQKGDFVQMFETMNGKPMTVRLIDPPLHEFLPDLTELSVKVAVDREKGVLDPADEALLAVVRKSHEANPMLGLRGARLLLTMPGLIELQVRAIAEAAVERLRAGGDPRPEIMIPLIGSVRELQIARERAEAVLAEVGAESGYDLSFPIGCMIELPRAAVTSSHVAEEADFFSFGTNDLTQTTWGFSRDDVETSFVGRYIDEAIFGTSPFESIDVDGVGAMVRLGVEGGRSTKPGMKMGVCGEHGGDPESIAFFHSAGVDYVSCSPFRVPVARLEAGRAAVLTPEPDRQ
- a CDS encoding cytochrome c biogenesis protein CcdA; translated protein: MLISLVLIGFFGGLITGISPCILPVLPVILLSGGAQGAKGEGGKTPSRLHPYLVVGGLVLSFTTFTLIGSTLLNLLGLPQDTLRWAGVVLLALIGVAMIIPKVMEIIERPFARFQSLGGGKRPTNGFLLGLVLGTAYVPCAGPVLAAVSVAGSTGKIGADTVALAVSFGLGTAVPLLFFALAGRGITERLKAFRTRQKGVRIAAGAMMIFLAVALVTDLPAAVQRSLPDYTASLQAKTDQALSSTRQNSEGRGACVDGADHLENCGTVPELTGINAWFNTPGDQALTAADREGKVQLLDFWAYSCINCQRSIPGLERLYKTYKDSGLQVIGIHSPEYAFEKEVDNVRAGAQKLGITYPVAVDSSLATWTAFDNHYWPAHYLVDATGELRQVKFGEGGEATTEKLVRELLRQANPSAQLPEPIFSEADNAPDVSAERSPETYLGSDRAQYFAGGVLKPGPGNFTFPAKQRTSSFALEGAWFVEGQQIRPDGAPGKLRLSWKGKNVYLVASGEGNITWKNADGEEKTTHISGTPNTNELVSMDKPSSGELELTVDPGVSLYSFTFG
- a CDS encoding PLD nuclease N-terminal domain-containing protein, whose protein sequence is MRAVLIVLLFALAIYSVLDCARTPGEDMPARLPKPMWLLIILALTGVGPIAWIITSRVKAAEERGGVVEPKLWSSREAVEFRRPERPRPLGPDDDPEFLRSLERDIRRRRRDEAEGDDGASPSSPSAP